The following proteins are encoded in a genomic region of Coregonus clupeaformis isolate EN_2021a chromosome 14, ASM2061545v1, whole genome shotgun sequence:
- the LOC123492363 gene encoding protein disulfide-isomerase TMX3-like isoform X2 produces MANEKFIVVCTVSLTVLFSIATVSAFVEELDDTFKDTRKPDEIWLIEFYAPWCTDCKLLDPVWYEIGAELKSIGSPVNVGKVDADIHTSFAKEFRVTDYPAIKMLKDDLKYTYRGPRTKDGIMEFAERVSGPVVRSLPSQLLFQNVMSRHDVLFVYVGGPSDLKEHFTQGSYSRGIPGCGSVQGWHLLPL; encoded by the exons ATGGCGAATGAAAAGTTCATTGTCGTGTGCACAG TTTCTCTGACAGTTTTGTTTAGTATAGCTACGGTATCAGCCTTCGTTGAAGAGCTCGATGACAC GTTTAAAGACACAAGAAAGCCTGATGAGATATGGCTGATTGAA TTTTACGCACCCTGGTGTACCGATTGCAAGCTGTTGGACCCAGTGTGGTACGAAATCGGGGCGGAGCTGAAAAGTATAGGGTCTCCAGTCAACGTTGGCAAGGTCGACGCAGACATCCACACCA GTTTCGCAAAAGAGTTTCGAGTTACTGACTATCCCGCTATAAAGAT GTTGAAGGATGACTTGAAATACACCTACAGAGGTCCTAGAACCAAGGATGGCATCATGGAGTTTGCAGAGAGAGTATCTGG ACCTGTGGTGAGATCACTGCCAAGCCAGCTGTTGTTTCAGAATGTTATGAGTAGACATGACGTACTCTTTGTCTACGTTGGTGGGCCGTCCGACTTGAAG GAACATTTTACCCAAG GCAGTTACTCTCGAGGAATACCCGGCTGTGGCAGTGTTCAAGGATGGCACTTACTTCCTTTATGA
- the LOC123492363 gene encoding protein disulfide-isomerase TMX3-like isoform X1: protein MANEKFIVVCTVSLTVLFSIATVSAFVEELDDTFKDTRKPDEIWLIEFYAPWCTDCKLLDPVWYEIGAELKSIGSPVNVGKVDADIHTSFAKEFRVTDYPAIKMLKDDLKYTYRGPRTKDGIMEFAERVSGPVVRSLPSQLLFQNVMSRHDVLFVYVGGPSDLKEKYLSVAKELIVHTYFFSAARNILPKAVTLEEYPAVAVFKDGTYFLYDGKRPELHYNPKREKILYSYICNL, encoded by the exons ATGGCGAATGAAAAGTTCATTGTCGTGTGCACAG TTTCTCTGACAGTTTTGTTTAGTATAGCTACGGTATCAGCCTTCGTTGAAGAGCTCGATGACAC GTTTAAAGACACAAGAAAGCCTGATGAGATATGGCTGATTGAA TTTTACGCACCCTGGTGTACCGATTGCAAGCTGTTGGACCCAGTGTGGTACGAAATCGGGGCGGAGCTGAAAAGTATAGGGTCTCCAGTCAACGTTGGCAAGGTCGACGCAGACATCCACACCA GTTTCGCAAAAGAGTTTCGAGTTACTGACTATCCCGCTATAAAGAT GTTGAAGGATGACTTGAAATACACCTACAGAGGTCCTAGAACCAAGGATGGCATCATGGAGTTTGCAGAGAGAGTATCTGG ACCTGTGGTGAGATCACTGCCAAGCCAGCTGTTGTTTCAGAATGTTATGAGTAGACATGACGTACTCTTTGTCTACGTTGGTGGGCCGTCCGACTTGAAG gagAAGTACTTATCTGTAGCCAAGGAATTGATTGTTCATACCTACTTCTTCTCTGCTGCAAGGAACATTTTACCCAAG GCAGTTACTCTCGAGGAATACCCGGCTGTGGCAGTGTTCAAGGATGGCACTTACTTCCTTTATGATGGTAAAAGACCAGAGTTGCATTACAATCCCAAGCGGGAAAAAATACTTTATTCATATATTTGTAATTTATAG